In a single window of the Desulfovibrio aminophilus DSM 12254 genome:
- the uvrA gene encoding excinuclease ABC subunit UvrA, with amino-acid sequence MRNHDLPGRVIHIEGARHHNLKDLTLDIPRDRLVVVCGPSGSGKSTLAFDIVYAEGQRRYVESLSAYARQFLPQMDKPQVDKVEGLSPAISLEQQSATRNPRSTVGTVTEVYDFLRVFFARLGRFHCPSCGRPIEAQTSDRIVDEIMALPEGAKFLLLAPLVQHQKGAHKDLFAKLKREGFSRVRLNGEVMLLDDVPELDKKKKHSIELVVDRLVLKPEIRKRLTDSVELALRHGEESCSVAVVGGEERFFSTLSTCPECRISMPRLTPQLFSFNSPQGACPACSGLGSVDYFEPDLLAPNKGLSLAGGAVIPWKNRRVLDRHAEILGRVGRRLDFGLDTPLENFAPEALTALFFGSPEDGWPGVVALLEQGENLGPIWRDELSRFRQTRPCPVCQGARLRPESLAVRVDGLNIHEFCSLSISRALEWLDSRVFHGPDTLVSEPLLKELKHRLGFMANVGLEYLSLSRNMSTLSGGEAQRIRLASQLGSGLVGVTYVLDEPSIGLHPRDNQRLLDTLRNLQGRGNTVLVVEHDEATIKNADHVIELGPGSGWLGGEIVFQGPVDDLMRAESLTAKYLRGDLAIEKPESRRPARGYLKVKGARTNNLKDVSLDIPLGALVCFTGVSGSGKSSLVVDTLYKHLALARGVKVDQPGLVAGFEGAEAVERIISIDQTPIGRTPRSNPATYTKVFDEIRDIFAGSKEAKVRGYSPGRFSFNVRGGRCEACQGDGQIRVEMHFLPDVYVTCENCKGLRYNAQTLEVTYRGKNIAEVLDMTVRQAKEFFANHPALLRRLSVLEEVGLEYLRLGQPATTLSGGEAQRIKISRELGKRSLPGTLYILDEPTTGLHMHEVGKLIRVLQKLVDKGATVVVIEHNTDVILASDWVFDLGPGGGEAGGRIVARGTPEEIMDDPDSVTGRFLY; translated from the coding sequence ATGCGCAACCATGACCTCCCCGGCCGCGTCATCCACATCGAGGGCGCCCGTCATCACAATCTCAAGGATCTGACCCTGGACATTCCCCGCGACCGCTTGGTGGTGGTCTGCGGCCCGTCGGGGTCGGGCAAGTCCACCCTGGCCTTCGACATCGTCTACGCCGAGGGCCAGCGACGGTACGTGGAGTCCCTTTCGGCCTACGCCCGGCAGTTCCTGCCGCAGATGGACAAGCCCCAGGTGGACAAGGTCGAGGGGCTCTCCCCGGCCATCTCGCTGGAGCAGCAGAGCGCCACGCGCAACCCGCGTTCCACCGTGGGCACCGTCACCGAGGTCTATGACTTCCTGCGGGTGTTCTTCGCCCGACTGGGGCGCTTCCATTGTCCTTCGTGCGGCAGGCCCATCGAGGCCCAGACGTCGGACCGCATCGTGGACGAGATCATGGCCCTGCCCGAGGGCGCGAAGTTCCTGCTCCTGGCCCCCCTGGTGCAGCATCAGAAGGGGGCGCACAAGGATCTCTTCGCCAAGCTCAAGCGCGAGGGCTTCTCCCGGGTGCGCCTGAACGGTGAAGTCATGCTTCTGGACGATGTTCCCGAACTGGACAAGAAAAAGAAGCACAGCATCGAGCTGGTCGTGGACCGGCTCGTGCTCAAGCCCGAGATCCGCAAGCGTCTGACCGACTCCGTGGAACTGGCCCTGCGCCACGGCGAGGAGTCTTGTTCCGTGGCCGTGGTGGGCGGCGAGGAGCGCTTCTTCAGCACGCTCTCCACCTGCCCCGAGTGCCGCATCTCCATGCCCCGGCTCACGCCTCAGCTTTTCTCCTTCAATAGTCCCCAGGGCGCGTGCCCGGCCTGCTCGGGGCTGGGCAGCGTGGACTACTTCGAGCCCGACCTGCTGGCCCCGAACAAGGGCCTGTCGCTTGCCGGCGGAGCGGTCATCCCCTGGAAGAACCGGCGCGTTCTTGACCGTCATGCCGAAATCCTCGGCCGGGTGGGCCGCCGTCTGGACTTCGGCCTGGACACGCCTCTGGAGAACTTCGCGCCCGAGGCCCTGACGGCGCTGTTCTTCGGCTCACCCGAGGACGGCTGGCCCGGAGTGGTCGCGCTCCTGGAACAGGGCGAGAACCTCGGTCCCATCTGGCGCGACGAGCTCTCGCGCTTCCGTCAGACCCGTCCCTGCCCGGTCTGCCAAGGCGCGCGCCTGCGCCCCGAGTCCCTGGCCGTGCGCGTGGACGGGCTGAACATTCACGAATTCTGCTCCCTGTCCATCAGCCGGGCTCTGGAATGGTTGGACTCCCGCGTGTTCCACGGCCCGGACACCCTCGTCTCCGAACCGCTGCTCAAGGAACTCAAGCACCGCCTGGGCTTCATGGCCAACGTGGGCCTGGAGTACCTGAGCCTGTCGCGGAACATGTCCACGCTCTCCGGCGGCGAGGCCCAGCGCATCCGGCTGGCCTCGCAGCTCGGTTCGGGCCTGGTGGGCGTGACCTACGTGTTGGACGAGCCTTCCATCGGCCTGCACCCACGAGACAACCAGCGCCTCCTGGACACCCTGCGCAACCTCCAGGGGCGGGGCAACACCGTGCTCGTGGTGGAGCACGACGAGGCGACCATCAAGAACGCGGACCACGTCATCGAGTTGGGGCCGGGCTCGGGCTGGCTCGGCGGGGAGATCGTCTTCCAGGGGCCGGTGGACGACCTCATGCGCGCCGAGAGCCTCACGGCCAAGTACCTGCGCGGCGATCTGGCCATCGAGAAACCCGAGTCGCGCCGTCCGGCGCGCGGTTATCTGAAGGTCAAGGGCGCGCGCACCAACAACCTCAAGGACGTGAGCCTGGACATCCCCCTGGGCGCGCTGGTCTGCTTCACCGGCGTTTCGGGTTCGGGCAAGTCCAGCCTCGTGGTGGACACCCTCTACAAGCACCTGGCCCTGGCCCGGGGCGTGAAGGTGGACCAGCCCGGCCTGGTGGCGGGCTTCGAGGGGGCCGAGGCCGTGGAGCGGATCATCTCCATCGACCAGACGCCCATCGGGCGCACCCCGCGTTCCAATCCGGCCACCTACACCAAGGTCTTCGACGAAATCCGCGACATTTTCGCCGGAAGCAAGGAGGCCAAGGTGCGCGGCTACTCCCCGGGCCGCTTCAGCTTCAACGTGCGCGGCGGGCGCTGCGAGGCCTGCCAGGGCGACGGCCAGATCCGCGTGGAGATGCATTTCCTGCCCGACGTCTACGTCACCTGCGAGAACTGCAAGGGCCTGCGCTACAACGCCCAGACCCTGGAAGTGACCTACCGGGGCAAGAACATCGCCGAGGTTCTGGACATGACCGTGCGCCAGGCCAAGGAGTTCTTCGCCAACCATCCGGCCCTGCTGCGGCGGCTCTCGGTGTTGGAGGAGGTGGGGCTGGAGTACCTGCGCCTGGGCCAGCCCGCCACCACGCTCTCCGGCGGCGAGGCCCAGCGGATCAAGATTTCCCGCGAACTGGGCAAGCGCAGCCTGCCCGGCACCCTGTACATCCTCGACGAGCCCACCACGGGGCTGCATATGCACGAGGTGGGCAAGCTCATCCGCGTGCTCCAGAAGCTCGTGGACAAGGGCGCGACCGTGGTGGTCATCGAGCACAACACGGACGTGATCCTGGCTTCGGACTGGGTCTTCGACCTGGGCCCGGGCGGAGGCGAGGCCGGAGGCCGCATCGTGGCCCGGGGCACGCCCGAGGAGATCATGGACGACCCGGACTCGGTGACCGGACGATTTCTCTACTGA
- a CDS encoding helix-turn-helix domain-containing protein, which yields MAGKQPVLIRAEQAAGLALVRGVGLCGSLPRHVHSSWCFGVVEQGRRVLGLGGVEHEAVSGEVLVLVPGQVHTLRQDGPCAFVMFSLEAEAAQSALDAVLAPGSAPPRFRFPVLRDPALFEGLLQLASAVRSHATNLEVQGLLLESLARLASHGDTTPAPARACSEAVAWARRLLEERFSENIGLSELAEACGADPWSLCRAFSAEVGLPPHAFQSHLRVTRAKELLARGASPAEAALASGFFDQSHLHRHFVRLVGLTPGRFAAAFR from the coding sequence ATGGCCGGAAAGCAGCCCGTCCTCATCCGCGCAGAACAGGCGGCCGGACTGGCCCTGGTGCGCGGGGTGGGCCTGTGCGGAAGTCTGCCCCGCCACGTCCATTCCTCATGGTGTTTCGGGGTGGTGGAGCAGGGTCGCCGGGTGCTCGGCCTGGGCGGCGTCGAGCACGAGGCCGTGAGCGGCGAGGTGCTCGTGTTGGTTCCCGGGCAGGTACACACCCTGCGCCAGGACGGCCCCTGCGCCTTCGTCATGTTCAGTCTGGAGGCCGAGGCCGCGCAATCGGCCCTGGATGCGGTGCTGGCCCCGGGGTCGGCACCGCCGCGCTTCCGTTTCCCGGTGCTGCGCGACCCCGCGCTTTTCGAGGGATTGCTCCAGCTGGCGTCGGCCGTGCGTTCGCACGCCACCAACCTGGAGGTCCAGGGCCTGCTGCTGGAGTCCTTGGCCAGGTTGGCCTCCCACGGCGACACGACCCCGGCCCCGGCCCGGGCCTGTTCCGAGGCCGTGGCCTGGGCGCGGCGATTGCTCGAAGAGCGCTTCAGCGAAAACATCGGCCTGTCCGAACTGGCCGAGGCCTGCGGAGCGGACCCCTGGTCCCTGTGCCGGGCCTTTTCGGCGGAGGTGGGCCTGCCGCCACACGCCTTCCAGAGCCACCTGCGCGTGACCCGGGCCAAGGAATTGCTGGCCCGGGGCGCGTCTCCGGCTGAGGCCGCCCTGGCCTCGGGCTTCTTTGACCAGAGTCATCTGCATCGTCATTTCGTGCGCTTGGTGGGCCTGACCCCCGGGCGCTTCGCCGCGGCCTTTCGCTGA
- a CDS encoding cupin domain-containing protein — protein sequence MTSLFDCFCDGKVACADRDLAARDLPWNPHPTFPGVALKHLVTGRDTDGSFSLHLVRLDPGKSIDAHTHAASWELHQVLEGRGSCRLGGREAAYEPGVGGVLPAGQEHSVQAGPEGLRLLAVFAPALL from the coding sequence ATGACCTCGCTCTTCGATTGTTTCTGCGACGGGAAAGTGGCCTGCGCGGACCGCGACCTCGCCGCCCGCGACCTGCCCTGGAATCCCCATCCCACGTTCCCCGGCGTGGCCCTCAAGCATCTCGTCACCGGCCGCGACACGGACGGCTCGTTCAGCCTGCACCTCGTGCGCCTGGACCCGGGCAAATCCATCGACGCGCACACCCACGCGGCCAGCTGGGAACTGCATCAGGTCCTGGAGGGCCGTGGCTCGTGCCGTCTGGGCGGGCGTGAGGCGGCCTACGAGCCGGGCGTGGGCGGAGTGCTGCCCGCAGGCCAGGAGCACAGCGTCCAGGCCGGCCCCGAGGGCCTGCGCCTGCTGGCGGTGTTCGCGCCCGCGCTCCTTTGA
- a CDS encoding M15 family metallopeptidase, with product MRRLLAALFLLAFLAPAAPALSGAEEDLTRAGFVEPVALDRSLVLDMRYAGTNNFSGQAVYPSARCFLRADVAKRLLAAQAELRKKGLGLKLFDCYRPFHVQERFWAIVPDERYVARPEKKDGVIVQGSKHNRGAAVDVGLVDSKERELPMPSGFDDFTEKAHRDYQGASAEALKNRAALERAMSAQGFEPLPTEWWHFDGPGWQGYEMLDLPLP from the coding sequence ATGCGTCGACTCCTCGCCGCCCTTTTCCTGCTCGCCTTCCTGGCCCCGGCCGCGCCCGCCCTGTCCGGGGCCGAGGAGGACCTCACCCGGGCCGGGTTCGTGGAGCCCGTGGCCCTCGACCGCTCCCTCGTTCTGGACATGCGCTACGCCGGCACGAACAACTTCAGCGGACAGGCCGTCTACCCATCGGCCCGGTGCTTCCTGCGCGCCGACGTGGCCAAACGTCTTCTCGCGGCCCAGGCCGAACTACGGAAAAAGGGCCTCGGGCTCAAGCTCTTCGACTGCTACCGGCCCTTCCACGTCCAGGAGCGCTTCTGGGCCATCGTACCGGACGAGCGCTACGTGGCCCGGCCGGAAAAGAAGGACGGCGTCATCGTCCAGGGCTCCAAGCATAACCGGGGCGCGGCCGTGGACGTGGGCCTGGTGGACTCCAAGGAACGGGAACTGCCCATGCCCTCGGGCTTCGACGACTTCACCGAGAAGGCCCACCGCGACTATCAGGGCGCTTCGGCCGAGGCGTTGAAGAACCGCGCCGCCTTGGAGCGGGCCATGAGCGCCCAGGGCTTCGAGCCCCTGCCCACGGAGTGGTGGCACTTCGACGGCCCCGGCTGGCAGGGCTATGAGATGCTCGACCTGCCCCTGCCGTAG
- a CDS encoding SDR family oxidoreductase: protein MAERILVTGATGIIGRELVRLLSERGAAVVAGVTSEDKASALEAQGVRAEVFSYSDAESLGRIMEGKARVFLLLPFTEAMKRWGLAALDAAKAAGVGHVVRSSALLADTEAHFQLGKVHGGVDHALEESGLPFTILRPNVFMQNYALRLSGEIREKNRFSLPEADSRTSLIDARDIAACAAAVLLDPAEHAGRTYLLTGPEVLSNLDVAAILSAEAGREIAYRPLSEEQAREAWLSAGLPEWNVNMLLGLARQVREGVTGMVTGAVKHLSGRDPVPFRQFARDFRRSWI, encoded by the coding sequence ATGGCCGAACGCATTCTCGTCACCGGGGCCACCGGAATCATCGGCCGCGAGCTGGTGCGCCTGCTTTCCGAGCGCGGCGCGGCCGTGGTCGCGGGCGTGACCTCCGAGGACAAGGCCTCGGCCCTGGAGGCCCAAGGCGTACGGGCCGAGGTCTTCAGCTATTCCGACGCCGAATCGCTGGGCCGGATCATGGAGGGCAAGGCCCGGGTTTTCCTGCTCCTGCCCTTCACCGAGGCCATGAAGCGCTGGGGGTTGGCGGCCCTGGATGCGGCCAAGGCCGCGGGGGTGGGCCATGTGGTCCGCTCCTCGGCGCTGCTGGCCGACACCGAGGCCCACTTCCAGCTCGGCAAGGTGCATGGCGGCGTGGACCACGCCCTGGAGGAGAGCGGCCTGCCGTTCACCATCCTGCGGCCCAACGTGTTCATGCAGAACTACGCCTTGCGCCTCTCCGGGGAGATCCGCGAGAAGAACCGCTTCTCCCTGCCCGAGGCGGACAGCCGCACGAGCCTCATCGACGCCCGCGACATCGCGGCCTGCGCCGCCGCCGTGCTCCTCGATCCCGCGGAACACGCGGGCCGCACCTATCTGCTCACCGGCCCGGAGGTCCTGTCCAACCTGGACGTCGCCGCGATCCTCTCGGCCGAGGCCGGGCGGGAGATCGCCTACCGCCCGCTGTCCGAGGAGCAGGCCCGCGAGGCATGGCTTTCGGCCGGACTGCCGGAGTGGAACGTGAACATGCTCCTGGGGCTGGCGCGTCAGGTGCGCGAGGGCGTGACCGGCATGGTCACCGGCGCGGTGAAGCACCTTTCGGGCCGCGACCCCGTGCCCTTCCGCCAGTTCGCCCGGGATTTCCGGCGCAGCTGGATTTAG